In Rahnella variigena, one DNA window encodes the following:
- the fdhD gene encoding formate dehydrogenase accessory sulfurtransferase FdhD, whose amino-acid sequence MDVHQVKELSEKDDKKVTQIIGASQKPVMQRTHPGELEDDWIAEEVPVALVYNGISHVVMMASPKDLEAFALGFSLSEGIIESAADIYGLDVTPNCNGIEVNIELSSRRFAGLKERRRAMAGRTGCGVCGIEQLGDLFRPLAPLPFTQTFELANLDNALNQLKSVQEIGQLTGCTHAAAWITSQGDLLGGCEDVGRHVALDKMLGLREKQSEWQSGAALVSSRASYEMVQKAAMCGVEILFAVSAATTLAVDVAEKCNLTLVGFSKPGRATVYTHPQRLR is encoded by the coding sequence ATGGATGTCCATCAAGTAAAAGAACTGAGCGAAAAAGATGATAAAAAAGTGACTCAGATCATCGGAGCCAGTCAAAAACCGGTGATGCAGCGCACACATCCTGGCGAACTGGAAGACGACTGGATTGCAGAAGAAGTGCCCGTTGCGCTGGTCTATAACGGAATTTCACATGTGGTAATGATGGCGTCGCCGAAAGATCTCGAAGCCTTTGCGCTGGGGTTTTCGCTGTCGGAAGGAATTATCGAATCGGCTGCGGATATTTACGGGCTGGACGTAACACCAAACTGTAACGGTATTGAAGTTAACATCGAATTATCGAGCCGCCGTTTTGCCGGGCTGAAAGAGCGTCGTCGTGCCATGGCAGGCCGAACCGGCTGCGGCGTGTGCGGCATCGAACAGCTAGGCGATTTGTTCCGCCCGCTCGCCCCGCTGCCGTTTACCCAAACGTTTGAGCTGGCGAATCTGGATAACGCGCTGAATCAGCTGAAATCCGTGCAGGAAATCGGTCAGCTGACCGGCTGTACGCATGCCGCCGCGTGGATAACCTCGCAGGGCGACTTACTGGGTGGCTGCGAGGACGTGGGACGTCACGTGGCACTCGACAAAATGCTTGGCCTGCGAGAAAAACAAAGTGAATGGCAATCCGGCGCCGCGCTGGTGTCGAGCCGCGCCAGCTATGAAATGGTGCAGAAAGCCGCGATGTGCGGTGTCGAAATTTTGTTTGCCGTCTCCGCCGCCACTACGCTGGCGGTAGACGTCGCCGAAAAATGTAACCTGACGCTGGTCGGTTTCAGCAAACCGGGACGGGCAACGGTGTATACGCATCCGCAGCGGTTACGCTGA
- the fdnG gene encoding formate dehydrogenase-N subunit alpha → MQVSRRQLFKICAGGMAGTTAALLGFAPTIALAETRQYKLLRSRETRNNCTYCSVGCGMLIYSQGDGAKNVTENIFHVEGDADHPVSRGSLCPKGAGVLDYIHSEGRLRYPEYRAPGSDKWQRISWDEAISRIARLMKDDRDANFVEKNENNVTVNRWLTTGMLCSSAASNETGLLDQKFTRALGMVAIDCQARLCHGPTVAALAPSFGRGAMTNNWVDIKNANVILIMGGNAAEAHPVGFKWVIEAKTKNNAKVIVVDPRFNRSAAVADIYAPIRAGSDTAFLLGMINYLITHNKIQTEYVREYTNASLLVREDYAFNDGLFSGFDATKKSYNKDSWHYQLDENGLAKQDKTLQDPRCVWNLLKEHVSRYTPELVERLCGTSKEDFLLISSILAETCARDKTSTILYALGWTHHTGGAQIIRCAAMIQLLLGNIGMPGGGVNALRGHSNIQGYTDLGLLSLNLPGYMPLPSEKQTNFSDYLQQITPTPLVDGQVNFWKNTPNFFVSMMKSFWGDHATAENDWGFDWLPKWDKSYDVMQQAELMTEGKLNGYIVQGFNPLAAFPDKNKSSRALSKLKYMVVIDPLVTESSNFWQNHGAMNDVQTADIQTEVFRLPSSCFAEENGSIVNSGRWLQWHFQASEPPGEALHDGKIIARLFMKLRELYQKEGGANPLPVMNMAWDYQDPLDPLPEEIAREANGKALADIHDDQGNLLAKKGQQISTFAHLKNDGSTASFCWIYAGSWTEAGNQMARRDNADPSGLGCTSGWAWCWPLNRRILYNRASVDPQGKPWDPKREIIRWDGAKWTGFDVPDYSAAAPGTGVGPFIMQQEGVGRLFATDKMADGPFPEHYEPIESPIGTNPLHPAVISNPVARIFASDLPNMGTAKDFPYVATTYSITELFRHWTKHALLNAIAQPEQFIEIGEGLAASKGIAQGDEVKVSSKRGFIVAKAVVTKRIRPLTIDGKHVDTIGIPCHWGFEGATRKGYLANTLTPSVGDANSQTPEFKAFLVNVEKV, encoded by the coding sequence ATGCAAGTCAGCAGAAGACAATTATTCAAAATATGTGCGGGCGGTATGGCCGGCACTACCGCAGCATTATTGGGGTTTGCCCCGACAATCGCGCTGGCGGAAACCCGCCAATATAAACTGCTTCGCTCGCGTGAAACCCGCAACAACTGCACGTACTGCTCAGTCGGTTGCGGCATGTTGATTTACAGCCAGGGCGACGGCGCGAAAAACGTCACTGAAAATATCTTCCACGTAGAGGGTGACGCCGATCATCCGGTCAGTCGTGGCTCGTTGTGCCCGAAAGGCGCAGGGGTACTGGATTACATCCACAGCGAAGGCCGTCTGAGATATCCGGAATATCGCGCGCCCGGCTCCGATAAATGGCAGCGTATCAGCTGGGATGAGGCGATTTCCCGTATCGCCCGCCTGATGAAAGATGACCGCGACGCCAACTTTGTCGAGAAAAATGAAAACAACGTCACGGTTAACCGCTGGCTGACCACCGGCATGTTGTGTTCGTCCGCGGCCAGTAACGAAACCGGCCTGCTGGATCAGAAATTCACCCGCGCGCTGGGCATGGTTGCCATCGACTGTCAGGCACGTCTTTGCCATGGCCCGACCGTCGCGGCATTAGCGCCAAGCTTTGGTCGCGGTGCGATGACCAACAACTGGGTCGATATCAAAAACGCCAACGTCATTTTGATTATGGGCGGAAACGCGGCAGAAGCGCATCCGGTCGGATTCAAATGGGTGATTGAGGCGAAAACCAAAAATAACGCCAAAGTTATCGTCGTCGATCCGCGTTTCAACCGCAGCGCCGCCGTGGCCGATATCTATGCGCCAATCCGCGCCGGTTCGGACACCGCTTTCCTGCTCGGCATGATCAACTACCTGATTACGCATAATAAAATTCAGACCGAATACGTCAGGGAGTACACCAACGCCAGCCTGCTGGTGCGGGAAGATTATGCCTTTAACGATGGCCTGTTCAGCGGCTTCGACGCGACGAAAAAATCCTACAACAAAGACAGCTGGCACTATCAGCTGGATGAAAACGGTCTGGCGAAACAAGACAAAACCTTGCAGGATCCGCGCTGTGTCTGGAATCTGCTGAAAGAGCATGTTTCCCGGTACACGCCGGAACTGGTGGAGCGTCTGTGCGGCACCTCGAAAGAAGATTTCCTGCTGATCAGCTCTATTCTGGCGGAAACCTGCGCGCGCGATAAAACCTCGACCATTCTTTATGCGCTGGGCTGGACGCATCACACCGGCGGCGCGCAAATCATCCGTTGTGCGGCGATGATCCAGCTGTTGCTGGGCAATATCGGCATGCCTGGCGGCGGCGTGAATGCGCTGCGCGGTCACTCCAATATTCAGGGTTACACCGACCTCGGTTTGCTCTCGCTGAATCTGCCGGGCTATATGCCTTTGCCTTCGGAAAAACAGACGAATTTCAGCGATTATCTGCAACAGATCACGCCGACACCGCTGGTGGACGGGCAGGTCAATTTCTGGAAAAACACGCCGAACTTCTTCGTCAGTATGATGAAAAGTTTCTGGGGCGATCATGCCACGGCGGAAAACGACTGGGGCTTCGACTGGCTGCCGAAATGGGACAAAAGCTACGATGTGATGCAGCAAGCCGAGCTGATGACTGAAGGCAAACTGAACGGTTATATCGTGCAGGGCTTCAACCCGCTGGCGGCATTCCCGGACAAAAACAAATCCTCGCGCGCGCTCTCAAAACTGAAATACATGGTGGTGATCGACCCGCTGGTGACCGAGTCCTCGAACTTCTGGCAAAACCACGGTGCGATGAACGACGTGCAGACCGCCGATATTCAGACCGAAGTGTTTCGCCTGCCGTCTTCCTGTTTTGCGGAGGAAAACGGTTCGATTGTGAACTCCGGCCGCTGGCTGCAATGGCACTTCCAGGCGTCTGAGCCACCGGGTGAAGCGCTGCACGACGGCAAAATTATCGCGCGCCTGTTTATGAAACTGCGCGAGCTGTATCAGAAAGAAGGCGGTGCCAATCCGCTGCCGGTGATGAATATGGCGTGGGATTATCAGGATCCGCTCGACCCGCTGCCGGAAGAAATCGCCCGCGAAGCCAACGGCAAAGCGCTGGCAGATATCCATGACGATCAGGGCAATCTGCTGGCGAAAAAAGGTCAGCAGATTTCGACCTTTGCCCATCTGAAAAACGACGGCAGCACCGCCAGTTTCTGCTGGATTTACGCCGGTAGCTGGACAGAAGCCGGTAACCAGATGGCGCGCCGCGATAACGCCGATCCATCGGGTCTGGGCTGTACGTCCGGCTGGGCGTGGTGCTGGCCGCTGAACCGCCGCATTCTGTATAACCGTGCCTCCGTTGACCCGCAGGGTAAACCGTGGGATCCAAAACGCGAAATCATCCGCTGGGATGGCGCGAAATGGACCGGCTTTGATGTCCCGGATTACAGCGCTGCGGCGCCGGGCACCGGCGTAGGGCCGTTCATCATGCAGCAGGAAGGCGTCGGGCGTTTATTTGCCACCGACAAAATGGCCGACGGTCCGTTCCCTGAGCATTACGAACCGATTGAATCGCCGATTGGCACCAACCCGCTGCATCCGGCGGTGATCTCCAATCCGGTCGCACGTATTTTTGCCAGCGATTTGCCGAATATGGGCACTGCTAAAGACTTCCCGTATGTGGCGACCACTTATTCAATCACCGAATTGTTCCGCCACTGGACCAAACACGCGTTGCTGAATGCCATCGCGCAGCCTGAACAGTTTATCGAGATCGGCGAAGGTCTGGCCGCCTCGAAAGGCATTGCGCAGGGCGATGAGGTGAAAGTCTCCTCGAAGCGCGGATTCATCGTGGCGAAAGCCGTGGTGACCAAACGCATCAGGCCGCTGACCATCGACGGTAAGCACGTCGACACCATTGGCATCCCGTGCCACTGGGGCTTTGAAGGCGCGACGCGTAAGGGCTATTTAGCCAACACGCTGACGCCGTCAGTCGGCGACGCTAACTCGCAAACGCCGGAGTTCAAGGCGTTCCTGGTTAACGTGGAAAAGGTCTAA
- the sodA gene encoding superoxide dismutase [Mn]: MSYSLPSLPYAYDALEPHFDKETMEIHHSKHHQAYVNNANAALESLPELAKLPVEELIANLDKVPADKKVALRNNAGGHANHSLFWKGLKTGTTLQGELKSAIERDFGSVDAFKETFEKAATTRFGSGWAWLVLKDGKLAVVSTANQDSPLMGEAVSGASGYPLLGLDVWEHAYYLKYQNKRPDYIKAFWDVVNWDEAAKRLAEAK; encoded by the coding sequence ATGAGTTATTCACTGCCATCACTGCCTTACGCATACGACGCACTCGAACCGCATTTCGACAAAGAAACGATGGAAATCCATCACTCTAAACACCACCAGGCTTACGTGAACAACGCGAACGCTGCACTGGAAAGCCTGCCAGAACTGGCAAAACTTCCTGTTGAAGAGCTGATCGCAAACCTGGACAAAGTGCCTGCGGACAAGAAAGTTGCACTGCGTAACAACGCAGGTGGCCACGCTAACCACAGCCTGTTCTGGAAAGGCCTGAAAACCGGCACCACCCTGCAGGGCGAACTGAAATCTGCTATCGAACGCGATTTCGGCAGCGTTGACGCTTTCAAAGAAACTTTCGAGAAAGCAGCAACCACTCGTTTCGGTTCAGGTTGGGCATGGCTGGTTCTGAAAGACGGCAAACTGGCCGTTGTTTCTACCGCTAACCAGGACAGCCCGCTGATGGGCGAAGCTGTTTCAGGCGCATCCGGTTACCCGCTGCTGGGTCTGGACGTTTGGGAACACGCTTACTACCTGAAATATCAGAACAAACGCCCTGATTACATCAAAGCCTTCTGGGATGTTGTAAACTGGGACGAAGCAGCAAAACGTCTGGCTGAAGCGAAGTAA
- a CDS encoding MltR family transcriptional regulator, whose protein sequence is MEKAQAFENRVLEKLNAGKTVRSFLMTAVELLAEALDILVVQVFRKDDYAVKYAVEPLLTGTGPLGDLSVRLKLIYALGVISRHEYEDAELLMALREELNYDGEEYRFTDDEILGPFGELHCVTELPPAPTFLKPGEADESLIAMQRQRYQQIVRSTMVLSVTGLIAHISNQQPSRLSPVQK, encoded by the coding sequence ATGGAAAAAGCTCAGGCGTTTGAAAACCGTGTACTCGAAAAGCTCAATGCGGGTAAAACTGTGCGCAGTTTTTTGATGACTGCCGTGGAATTACTGGCCGAAGCGCTGGATATTCTGGTGGTGCAGGTTTTTCGCAAAGACGATTACGCGGTGAAATATGCGGTCGAACCGTTACTGACCGGCACTGGTCCGCTCGGTGATTTGTCGGTGCGTCTCAAACTGATTTATGCGCTGGGTGTGATCAGCCGTCATGAATATGAAGATGCGGAATTACTGATGGCGCTGCGTGAAGAGCTGAATTACGACGGCGAAGAGTATCGTTTTACCGATGATGAAATTCTCGGCCCGTTCGGTGAACTGCATTGTGTGACGGAACTGCCACCGGCACCGACGTTCCTGAAACCGGGAGAAGCTGACGAATCGCTGATCGCCATGCAACGTCAGCGTTACCAGCAAATCGTCCGCTCCACGATGGTCCTTTCCGTGACCGGGCTGATCGCCCATATCAGTAATCAGCAGCCTTCCAGGCTCTCTCCGGTTCAGAAATAA
- a CDS encoding LysE family translocator — MIDTAFVSYVTVMSITPGPNNLLLAASGVNFGLRRSVPMMLGITLGCVVQCALMTSMLAILLSWMTVVRLPMAAIGCAYLFWLSWKIYRSGSPKEGEKQQPMNMINGALFQAVNPKAWLMATNVAILFTPPDGNMLHHTLLICLGFALINLPCILVWVVMGDRLRQALRVEWKLKMFNTIMGGMMALTALWLLVGEVRHALN; from the coding sequence ATGATAGATACCGCTTTTGTCAGTTACGTCACCGTGATGTCAATTACGCCAGGCCCGAACAATCTTTTGCTGGCGGCTTCCGGGGTGAATTTTGGGCTGCGCCGCAGCGTGCCGATGATGCTGGGGATAACCCTCGGCTGCGTGGTGCAGTGCGCCCTGATGACTTCTATGCTGGCGATTTTACTCAGCTGGATGACGGTCGTGCGCCTGCCAATGGCGGCGATCGGTTGCGCGTATCTGTTCTGGCTGTCGTGGAAAATTTACCGTTCCGGCTCGCCGAAAGAAGGCGAAAAACAACAGCCGATGAATATGATTAATGGCGCGTTATTTCAGGCAGTGAATCCGAAAGCCTGGCTGATGGCGACCAATGTTGCGATTCTGTTTACCCCGCCGGATGGCAATATGCTGCATCACACACTGCTGATTTGCCTCGGCTTTGCGCTGATCAATCTGCCATGCATTCTGGTCTGGGTAGTGATGGGTGACAGGTTACGTCAGGCGTTACGTGTGGAATGGAAACTGAAGATGTTCAACACGATCATGGGCGGGATGATGGCGTTAACCGCGCTGTGGCTGCTGGTCGGCGAAGTGCGCCATGCGCTTAACTAA
- a CDS encoding YibL family ribosome-associated protein — protein MKEVEKAEIKRLSDMLDALNHKDATVIQAGNAELIDKHEEEKEKLAAEIARLKEVRVKKLSTEAQKLEKLFSREITKKEQADMGTLKKTVRGIVVVHPMTALGREMGLKAVTGFAKKEF, from the coding sequence ATGAAAGAAGTCGAAAAAGCCGAGATCAAGCGTCTCAGCGACATGCTGGATGCACTGAATCACAAAGATGCGACCGTTATTCAGGCAGGTAATGCTGAACTGATCGACAAGCACGAAGAAGAGAAAGAAAAGCTGGCTGCCGAGATCGCGCGTCTGAAAGAAGTGCGTGTGAAAAAACTCAGCACTGAAGCGCAGAAACTGGAAAAGCTGTTCAGCCGTGAAATCACCAAGAAAGAACAGGCTGATATGGGCACGCTGAAGAAAACTGTACGCGGTATCGTGGTGGTTCACCCGATGACTGCACTGGGCCGTGAAATGGGCCTGAAAGCGGTGACCGGTTTCGCGAAAAAAGAATTCTAG
- a CDS encoding methyl-accepting chemotaxis protein, producing MSNGTGLSQWMNNLKVGTKLGLGFGLVLLIAAAITVAGMIKFNDISQRAEKVDFSNQMNALLNEARLSRTLYQLNYDPAYLKQNQDKISALSQLIAQSKDKLEWDAASLAELNQVPVKIHEYQQAQDAFKLAVDKKDAVRASWNLSETEAVVTRLQDQLRVEDADPSIRLSLAEVIQKLISVRYNVRGLLLSINKESEAKLLQSIDDTQANAKKLNALLLPNQQATLAPLMSALATYKSHVVAYMPAYEEEQKNSQLLSVKATEMNALVAKIFKNELENTHLDISHAQMIMMVITLIVMLAGIIIAWRITRQIAQPLRDTLKTAEAIAQGDLTAAHPTTRRDELGMLMNAVAAMSQNLSTMIYEIRSGVSQVSHAAAEIAAGNTDLSSRTEQQAAAVEETAASMEELSATVKQNADNAHHASKLASEASGTATLGGKQVGEVVDTMQQISGSSKRIAEITSVINGIAFQTNILALNAAVEAARAGEQGRGFSVVASEVRTLAQRSAQAAKEIEGLIAESVERVSTGARLVENTGRTMQDIVKSVSHVRDIMGEIASASDEQSRGIAQISQAIVEMDSTTQQNAALVEQSSAAADSLEDQAATLTQAVSVFRLAGNDNMLNAPASAPLRRPTLAPPVQGKTSQENWETF from the coding sequence ATGAGCAACGGAACAGGTCTTTCGCAGTGGATGAATAATCTCAAGGTCGGCACCAAACTGGGTCTGGGCTTCGGGCTGGTACTTCTGATCGCCGCGGCCATCACCGTGGCAGGGATGATCAAATTTAACGACATCAGCCAGCGCGCTGAAAAAGTCGATTTCAGCAACCAGATGAATGCGCTGTTAAACGAAGCCCGTCTCAGCCGCACGCTGTATCAGCTCAATTACGATCCCGCTTATCTCAAACAAAATCAGGACAAAATCAGCGCACTTTCGCAGCTGATTGCCCAGTCGAAAGACAAACTGGAGTGGGATGCAGCGAGTCTGGCAGAACTCAATCAGGTGCCGGTTAAAATCCACGAATATCAGCAGGCTCAGGACGCCTTTAAGCTGGCTGTCGATAAGAAGGATGCCGTTCGCGCGAGCTGGAACCTTTCCGAAACTGAAGCCGTGGTGACGCGTTTACAGGATCAGTTGCGCGTGGAAGATGCCGATCCTTCCATCCGTCTTTCTCTGGCTGAGGTAATTCAGAAACTGATCAGCGTGCGTTATAACGTGCGCGGGCTGTTGCTGAGCATTAACAAAGAATCCGAAGCCAAACTGTTGCAGTCGATTGATGACACACAAGCGAATGCCAAAAAGCTGAATGCGCTGCTGTTGCCAAATCAGCAGGCCACTCTCGCCCCGCTGATGAGCGCGCTGGCGACGTATAAAAGTCACGTTGTGGCGTATATGCCCGCCTATGAAGAAGAGCAGAAAAACTCCCAGCTGCTGTCGGTAAAAGCCACAGAAATGAATGCGCTGGTGGCGAAAATCTTCAAAAACGAGCTGGAAAATACGCATCTGGATATCAGCCATGCGCAGATGATCATGATGGTGATTACACTGATTGTGATGCTGGCCGGCATCATCATTGCGTGGCGCATTACCCGCCAGATTGCCCAGCCGCTGCGCGATACACTGAAAACTGCCGAAGCTATTGCTCAGGGTGATCTGACCGCCGCACATCCGACAACACGTCGTGACGAGCTGGGGATGCTGATGAACGCAGTCGCCGCGATGAGCCAGAATCTCAGCACCATGATTTATGAAATCCGCTCCGGCGTTTCGCAGGTGTCCCACGCCGCAGCTGAAATCGCTGCGGGGAATACCGATCTCTCCTCACGCACCGAGCAGCAGGCGGCGGCCGTTGAAGAAACCGCTGCCAGCATGGAAGAGCTGAGCGCAACGGTGAAACAGAACGCTGATAACGCCCATCACGCCAGCAAACTGGCCAGCGAGGCTTCAGGCACGGCGACGCTTGGCGGCAAGCAAGTTGGCGAAGTGGTCGATACCATGCAGCAGATTTCCGGCAGCTCAAAACGCATTGCCGAAATTACCTCGGTCATTAACGGCATCGCTTTCCAGACCAACATTCTGGCACTGAACGCAGCGGTTGAAGCTGCGCGAGCCGGTGAACAGGGACGCGGATTCTCCGTGGTGGCCTCTGAAGTCCGCACACTGGCGCAACGCAGCGCGCAGGCGGCAAAAGAGATTGAAGGGCTGATTGCCGAGTCGGTTGAACGCGTCAGTACCGGTGCCAGACTGGTGGAAAATACCGGGCGCACTATGCAGGACATCGTGAAATCCGTCTCGCATGTTCGCGATATTATGGGTGAAATTGCCTCGGCGTCTGACGAGCAAAGCCGGGGTATCGCGCAGATATCACAGGCGATTGTGGAGATGGACAGCACCACCCAGCAGAACGCCGCGCTGGTTGAGCAGTCGTCTGCTGCCGCTGATTCCCTTGAAGATCAGGCTGCTACGCTGACGCAGGCGGTTTCGGTATTCCGTCTCGCCGGGAACGACAATATGCTGAACGCACCGGCGTCCGCCCCGCTTCGTCGCCCGACTCTCGCACCGCCAGTGCAAGGCAAAACCAGCCAGGAAAACTGGGAAACGTTCTGA
- the yiiM gene encoding 6-hydroxyaminopurine reductase, with the protein MHYPDVYIGTIEQYPDFSLSAIAKRQVDGGIALTPFGLEGDQQAEKSYHGGADRALCHFPREHYAWLRQQFPEEEDRFHPPAFGENLSTLGMTEDNVFIGDIFRWGETLIQVTQPRAPCYKLNHFLDCQNLSPLLQQSGRCGWLYRVVGTGKTSGDRPLELLTRNSEVSVSEAISIAFHMPFDEEQYRRLMSAAGISASWSKTMQMRLVNRKIEDFGRRLFGK; encoded by the coding sequence ATGCATTATCCCGACGTGTACATCGGTACCATCGAGCAATATCCCGATTTCTCACTCAGTGCGATTGCCAAACGTCAGGTTGATGGTGGCATCGCCTTAACGCCTTTCGGGCTGGAAGGCGATCAGCAGGCCGAAAAGTCATATCACGGTGGCGCTGACCGCGCGCTGTGCCATTTCCCCCGCGAGCATTACGCCTGGCTGCGCCAGCAGTTTCCCGAAGAAGAAGATCGTTTCCATCCGCCTGCTTTTGGCGAAAACCTTTCCACGCTCGGCATGACCGAAGATAACGTATTTATCGGCGATATTTTCCGCTGGGGCGAAACGCTGATTCAGGTCACGCAGCCTCGCGCGCCCTGCTACAAGCTGAACCATTTTCTCGACTGCCAGAATCTGTCGCCACTGTTGCAGCAAAGCGGCCGCTGCGGCTGGTTATATCGCGTCGTGGGCACAGGAAAAACCAGTGGCGATCGTCCGCTGGAATTGCTGACGCGCAACAGTGAAGTCTCCGTCTCCGAAGCTATTTCTATTGCGTTTCACATGCCGTTCGATGAAGAACAGTACCGGCGGCTGATGTCTGCGGCGGGGATTTCAGCAAGCTGGAGTAAAACCATGCAAATGCGTCTGGTGAATCGCAAGATTGAGGATTTTGGGCGGAGATTATTTGGGAAGTAA
- a CDS encoding PLP-dependent aminotransferase family protein: MTDTADFSDTRYNQLAEQLADAIRRGTLAPGSRLPSVRRSAQTWSVSINTVVAAYRRLEDRGFIEARPQSGFYVRAALPALTHQTHEQPQTPAAEPADEVLDLIDKVFASQIDPTYTNLSLACPQSNDFYPTGKLGRIMSSLLRRQPNLIGQYALPPGSPALRQQIARRALTLGMILEPADITITHGCMEALQLALRVTTKPGDSVGLETPTYFYLLPMLASLGLKAVEIPTDPQTGLSLDVLEMLLTEKRLNAVIAMPTAQNPLGFTMPLAAKKRLARLMNDHQVPLIEDGLYAEIQFGATLSPAVKSFDRDGWILFCTSFTKTLAPDFRIGWVEGGRFADKLHKLKAVSSMAESALLSQTLTVFLESGGYDHHLRALRKRYASQVEQARALIARHFPQGTRATQPAGGFVIWVDFPPGVDCVTLFRQLLKDKICMTPGQLYSPSGRYSNGLRLSCCYVFDTRYISAMIRIGERACEMCGLPPGLAETQEQAEESRTS, from the coding sequence ATGACTGATACTGCGGATTTCAGCGACACCCGATATAACCAGCTGGCGGAACAACTGGCCGATGCCATTCGTCGCGGCACACTGGCGCCCGGCAGCCGCTTGCCATCGGTGCGGCGCAGTGCGCAAACCTGGTCAGTCAGCATCAATACCGTGGTGGCGGCTTACCGGCGGCTGGAAGATCGCGGGTTTATCGAGGCGCGTCCGCAGTCCGGATTTTATGTCCGTGCAGCACTGCCTGCGCTGACTCATCAGACACACGAACAACCGCAGACGCCCGCCGCAGAACCGGCAGATGAAGTGCTGGATTTGATCGACAAAGTCTTCGCCTCGCAAATCGACCCGACGTATACCAATCTGTCGCTGGCCTGTCCGCAGTCGAATGATTTTTATCCGACCGGAAAGCTCGGACGGATTATGTCGTCTTTGCTGCGCCGTCAGCCAAATCTCATCGGGCAATACGCGTTGCCGCCGGGCAGTCCGGCGTTACGCCAGCAAATCGCCCGCCGTGCGCTGACGCTCGGCATGATTTTAGAACCGGCCGACATCACGATTACGCACGGTTGTATGGAAGCGTTACAGCTGGCGCTGCGCGTCACCACCAAACCGGGCGACAGCGTCGGGCTGGAAACGCCGACTTATTTTTATCTGCTGCCGATGCTGGCGAGCCTCGGGCTAAAAGCGGTGGAAATCCCGACTGATCCGCAAACCGGTTTATCCCTGGATGTGCTGGAAATGCTGCTCACCGAGAAACGGCTGAATGCGGTGATCGCCATGCCGACGGCGCAAAATCCGCTCGGCTTCACTATGCCGCTGGCAGCGAAGAAAAGGCTGGCGCGCCTGATGAACGATCATCAGGTTCCACTGATAGAAGACGGGCTTTACGCTGAAATTCAGTTTGGCGCGACGCTGTCTCCGGCGGTGAAATCTTTTGATCGTGACGGCTGGATCCTGTTTTGCACCAGCTTTACCAAAACGCTGGCGCCCGATTTCCGCATTGGCTGGGTAGAAGGCGGGCGCTTTGCCGATAAGCTGCATAAACTGAAAGCGGTGTCATCGATGGCAGAATCCGCGTTGCTTTCTCAAACGCTGACGGTGTTTCTGGAATCGGGCGGTTATGACCATCATCTGCGGGCTTTACGCAAACGCTACGCATCACAGGTTGAACAGGCGCGCGCGCTGATCGCCCGCCATTTCCCGCAGGGGACGCGTGCCACACAACCGGCGGGTGGTTTTGTGATTTGGGTCGATTTCCCGCCGGGCGTTGATTGCGTCACGCTGTTTCGCCAGTTGCTGAAAGATAAAATCTGCATGACGCCGGGACAACTGTATTCGCCGAGCGGTCGCTACAGTAACGGCCTGCGGTTGTCGTGCTGTTATGTTTTTGATACCCGTTATATTTCGGCGATGATCCGCATTGGCGAGCGTGCCTGTGAGATGTGTGGTTTACCGCCCGGGCTGGCAGAAACGCAGGAGCAAGCTGAAGAATCGCGCACTTCCTGA